In a single window of the Acinetobacter tibetensis genome:
- a CDS encoding acetyl-CoA C-acetyltransferase, with protein MSEAYIIDAIRTPRGKGKKDGSLHEVKPITLLTTLLNELQQRHQLDTSKVDDIVLGCVTPIGDQGGDIAKTAAISAGWNDDVAGVQINRFCASGLEAVNLAAQKVRSGWEDVVVAGGVESMSRVPMGSDGGPWALDPETNLKSSFVPQGIGADLIATLDGYSRADVDAFAVSSQQKAAAAQANGHFDKSVVPVKDHSGVMILEKDEFIKGNTTVEGLAKLNASFEMMGQMGFDAVALQKYPEAQKINHVHHAGNSSGIVDGAAVVLLASEKAVKEQGLKPRAKVLATALVGTDPTIMLTGPAPAARKALEKAGLSIDDIDLFEVNEAFAAVVMRFITELKVPAEKVNVNGGAIAMGHPLGATGAMILGTLLDELERQGKKRGLATLCVGGGMGIATIIELV; from the coding sequence ATGAGCGAGGCTTACATTATTGATGCAATACGCACGCCACGCGGAAAAGGGAAAAAAGATGGCTCATTACATGAAGTAAAACCAATTACTTTACTCACAACATTATTGAATGAATTACAACAACGCCATCAACTCGATACGTCTAAAGTCGATGATATCGTTCTCGGTTGTGTGACACCAATTGGTGATCAAGGTGGGGATATTGCCAAAACAGCAGCGATTTCCGCAGGTTGGAATGATGATGTTGCAGGTGTGCAAATAAACCGTTTCTGTGCTTCTGGTTTAGAAGCTGTCAATTTAGCTGCACAAAAAGTCCGCTCAGGTTGGGAAGATGTTGTTGTTGCTGGCGGTGTGGAATCCATGTCACGCGTTCCAATGGGTTCTGATGGTGGGCCTTGGGCACTTGATCCTGAAACCAACTTAAAATCTTCTTTTGTTCCACAAGGTATAGGTGCAGATTTAATTGCGACTCTAGATGGCTATAGCCGTGCAGATGTAGACGCCTTTGCAGTCAGTTCACAACAAAAAGCTGCTGCTGCTCAAGCAAATGGCCACTTCGATAAATCTGTGGTGCCTGTGAAAGATCATTCAGGGGTGATGATTTTAGAAAAAGATGAATTTATTAAAGGCAATACCACCGTTGAAGGCTTGGCAAAACTGAATGCCAGCTTTGAAATGATGGGACAAATGGGCTTCGATGCGGTTGCCTTACAAAAATATCCAGAAGCTCAAAAAATTAACCATGTGCATCATGCAGGTAACTCATCAGGTATCGTTGATGGTGCTGCGGTGGTATTGCTTGCTTCTGAAAAAGCAGTGAAAGAACAAGGTTTGAAACCACGTGCCAAGGTACTTGCAACTGCATTAGTCGGTACAGATCCAACCATCATGTTGACTGGTCCTGCCCCTGCTGCCCGTAAAGCATTAGAAAAAGCAGGCTTGAGTATCGACGACATTGATCTATTTGAAGTAAACGAAGCTTTTGCAGCGGTGGTCATGCGTTTTATTACAGAACTCAAAGTTCCTGCTGAGAAAGTCAATGTCAATGGTGGTGCAATTGCGATGGGACATCCATTGGGTGCAACTGGTGCCATGATTCTAGGAACTTTGCTAGATGAATTAGAGCGTCAAGGTAAAAAACGTGGTCTAGCAACATTATGTGTGGGTGGTGGTATGGGTATCGCGACTATTATTGAGTTGGTGTAA